The sequence below is a genomic window from Tubulanus polymorphus chromosome 1, tnTubPoly1.2, whole genome shotgun sequence.
TGGTGACCGCAGGCATCTCAACAGGAGCGCAGCAGTTCGAGAAATCCTGTTTTCATATCAATGCAACCCGTTTTTGCGAAATCTTGCTTCGCTTTTCATACGCGCTCGCAGATTTGTGAGATTCTTCGCAGGGTCCTGTCTCGGCCCTAACTGACAGATGCCACGGTATTGTAACCGTCGAATAAACACATCATGAAAAACTCGACAAAGACCGAGCTTTCGCCACCACAGCGATAAGTATCCGTCGATAAAAAGCCAATTGAAACTTGATTAAGCGGCACTGTTGGTGATCTGTCTTGAGCACTCCTTCACGATTTTCGACGAGGAGCTAATTTCTAGGATTCCCGCTGTCCTGAGAATTACTGGGTCACCAGCGTTTTTTTGCAATATGACTATTTGGgctatgaaaaagaaaacgcGAAaacttttgataattctatatACGTTAATTAACCGATGAAGTCCTGGCGTAAACAAGATAAGACTACCTTGGACGGTTTTTcttgaaatcttaaaatatggATTGACCGGTTGCGGTTCATTCAAGCAATTTTCCGACCAGccgaaccggcaagcgactgatcgGGGTTAATTTTGTTGTACATCGTATTCAGATcctgattttgaatatatggTAGTCAGAAATTGTTTGGCTCGGGGTTCATAATGTCCATACTGAGAGCATTACAGTAAATACAACGGCACATAATGATGAATAGTAAAGATATGGCTTTCCCGAGTTGACTATCGTGAGTATATGTCTATCTTGAAAGATATGTTAATGTATGTATACATAAACTAACAATACAGTAATTTTTCAGTTTCTTTTTAACAACAATCTATTTATTCTATTGTATTTCACAATGCGCAGTTATAATAAAATTATAACATATTTGAGCTTCATTTTGAGTATAGAAGAGTGAAACGTTTAAAATTGTGTAGTTTTAAAAGATTCCTTTATCAACGTATATTTCACCAGAGGCCTGCGATTTTTACCGTGTAATTCATCTCGGATTGAATATTGTGTTGGCCTTATACGATATGGCTTTCGACTCGTTCTTATTCTTACTCAAAATGTTCCCACATTTTTATGCACGGAAATAAACTTCACAATAGTCATTCGTGGCCATCGTTCGTCATTATGGCCATAATGCTCTTAAATCTGGGAGATTATTAATATTTTCCGCTCCACCACTATAGTCCAACATATCCGGTCACATTTTGTTCCCTCATTCTTCGGGGAAGATTGACAGGAAACTGCCTTGAAAGCGTCGAGAGGCTTACGCGACTGACTCGAGGAAAGCTTCCATAAAAAAGCCAGCGACTCTACGGGATTATTTCATTCGAAAGCAAACACGCAGAAAGTTTCCGTCGGCTGATCGCCTCATTGATCTCTCTAAGATGCTTCGAGAGAGTTTTAACGGGCTTATCATCTAGACGAACACCAAGCGTTCAACGCGCTTTTTCAATCTGACGTGGGTGGAGCGTATGAAACAATACACCGATTTTGACCAGACATTAGCTATACCGGGGATGCACAGTATATATCACCTCCCTGGATGTACATAAGACATGGGAGACCTTTAAGTGAAAACGATGCGTTACACAAATTTTGCATATCCATTACGCAATCACACAATGTTGACTGTAAATACGAATACATACATATCTAATCAAAGTTATGGTCTGTCTCGGCGTGCATACGAGAGATTCGACGACTATCGCTTGTTTTTTTGACTCCATAAAAaccgttatatatatatatatatatatatatatatatatatatatatatatatatatatatatatatatatatatatatatatatatatatatatatatatatatatatatatatatatatatatatatatatatatatatatatatatatatatatatatatatatatatatatatatatatatatatatatatatatatatatatatatatatatatatatacattgataccttgtATGCGTTATATAAGGGATTCTGTGAGAGtagatgtgcactacgtcatcaatatttgtgTATCAACGTAATAAAAACAGTTAGGCGTTCACTTTGTTAATAGATGTATTGCATAActcttattttgtttttgataaatcttaataatctttgagaggatgtgcactacaaCATCAATGGACtgggcgaacttcggttatcggagttagtcgaccATAGTCTAACTAAATGAAACCGAATATCAGTTAGTTTGAACTATGGCCCGGAAATGGTCGACCATGCAATTGAGCACGGTCGCTTTAGTATAAAAAAgacagtaaaatatatatggtGCTAATGATTACATATTGTTTATCTGTGTTCCATGTCAGAAGGCAGGTAAATGGAGCTAAcataaatgataatgatgaatgCCAGTAGCGGATCCAAGGGTATGGTGCAAGGGGTGAAAAATCAAGATAATAACTATAGAATATCAACTGATGGTTTGAATTCGTAATGAGGTAATGTTTTCCGATGATTGGGTGTACTTTTGTTTGTATGATATGCCCTGTTTTGGCGGTTGCGACCCCTCCCCTGAATAAGACCCTAGATCCACCCTGAATGTTGATAGTAGATCCTAATCATTTATACTATGATACGTTTTCCCCTATGTTGCTCATCATTATGATAAGTAAACGAACATCACTTTCGCAAGAATTCCGAGCTGTTACGATGGACGTGTTGATTTTTACGAATGCGCACACAGTAACTTACGATCAGTTGTCAATGGTAAATGGCTGGAGCCGTTGTTGAATGTTATGGCAGATTAAGATTCCACGCGATTTATGATTGTAATTAAACACACAAGACCCTCCCCGCCGGTAAAACGCAATAATATTACATGGCCCTCGTGCATCTATCTGTTTTCTGAGtaaacataattataaaaGCTGTTTACCGGTACGCTCTTGTCGAACACGAGTTTATCGGGGATTATTGGAGAATGGAGCCGAAGAGGTTTAGAGACCTTTGAATCGGGCGGACAGCTGTAACGTCGCGCGAAGAATGAAAGCTATTCGTTCGCCGTAGAGAATAGGGCAGGAGAGTGGCATTCAAAGGTTACATTGAATGACAGGAGAATTAGACTCCTTCTCGGCAAAGATGTCTAAATCGTGGCCGCGGGCAGTGAATATAGAGTCTAGTTTTAGGGAACAGAAAATCCAAACTGCTCGGGTACTTGAACGGTTTCTATAATCTGCGTAGTATTGAAAAACCAGATGCGCAGTCTTAAGGCGGTTGAGCTTGTTCTTATTGTGGCAGTCTTCTCGAGGCTTGCTCGCCGGTTACGCCCGTCCTCTTCACAGTTCCAGCAACGTGAAAAACGACGGTGCAAATTTGCAATAAAACGCAATTAAAAGGATTAAACTGAATGCGAGTCCGAAGGGGCTTGTAGAAATAGGGTGCAACTTTTATATCAGCGTGCCCTCGGGCTACGAATCGGAGATTaagaattgtaaaatattggatgttttatttttctatgaCCCTTATCGTAGTTTTACACAGCAGGGATTCTATAATAATTAGCAGTTAGGGCCACTTTAAAGTTGCTTTTCCATTTTCGGTTTTGTatggaaaatagaaaaaaatatgaatccccagttttctcagaaaaagaatattttcctTTCGACAATAAGTTTCGCACGCTTTTGTATAAAGTAAAAGAATCATTAGAATATAcattgaaaaatagattttctgattagaaataaaatgatgtcCACATTGTTTGATGCCCACCTTTATTTAGATGCAACGCGGGTCCGTTTTATTCTTTTCGGGAATAGGTTCAGACCAGTATCCCTACAATGAGGTTTTCATTTTGCGGAAGGTCGGGACCAACttcaaccaacttttgagcaactggctccagaaCTTTAGGTTTAATCTTCTATGAAGAAAGGTAAAATTATTGTCTTTTAacaacgttttttttttaattactattattacatCCATTCTATATTCCTATTTCGTAAAGTTTGCCATCTGTTACCTGGTATCATACCCGCATCCCTATTTTGCCCCTTGATATCTGTTGgaatatcttatttcatagattcaatGAGATAGTTTGTACTACCAATGAGCAATTATAGGAAAATTGAGAAAACCGAGCATATTTCACTTTAACAACAATGATTAAGTAGCCCTATGTTAGATGGAAGTTACATCGTCCAATTGGCTCCTCGATCCTCGGGATATGCTAATTAATTGATGCGGTGAAGGGTTTCACCCTCACGGGGACAGTGCGATGGTATAGATTTGAGTTATGCGGGTTTCTGGCGATACATCGAAGACATCGCCCTTCGGGCGTGCCTCTGGCGCAACACACTTCAGAATATCAAGATATGTCATTTGGGTACATCTAACACGTCGTATACTCTTTCAATTGATTCAAGAATGGATAGACAAACCTTGCGGTAATATTTTACCAACCAGGTCAACAGATACACCCTATAGTGCACGCAATTAAAAGCCAACCTGTTCTAATCTTGATGGGGTTGGCTGCTCGTAAATTCCAATAAACTGGCTTCCGAATAGGATTTTTacaattatatttcataaacaatGGTGCTCGTTTCTGTTTCTTATGTTACGGTTTTGAAGAGGCAACTTATGTCCAAAAATCAGTTAATGTCCCTTATTTCAACTAAAGAGTGAAGACTTATTTTGGAACTGTGGGTTAAATTCACATTATGCTTTCAAAGAAAACCACAGGTCCATAGAGAAAAACTAAGTTGGTGAACTATATAATCAATCAGTTGCATTATTATCATCTATCGCAAATATAtagtatttcaaaatatcaaagatggagaaaatcaaaaacataagtcccacaatcacgacatcgaaaaaaaattatttcaatatcgtaACGTTAGAATTTGTTAAGAATCcaaattttcggttttcaACTAAAAAACCATTATCAAGGAATGTATAATGATCAATTACGTAAATAGGTCATCCTATCTGCGTAACAGTGCCCTCCCCTCAAAAAGCCAAGTGTTCGCCCTCGAACAATTGCAAAATGCATATAAAATACGAAAATTGAATGGGCTTTATACAGAAAGACATGATAGATAATAGTTGAATGTATGAACAAAGGTATAGAACATGGTAAAAATGGAATACGctgagaaaacaaaaacaaaattgtaAGAGGCGAATGTACATAAAACGATACAACGTGCATCGTACATCATGTCCAACGACTAGAGGTGATCAATATTGCACGAGTTTCATCGATGAACATTTACGAAGAAGCTGAACGGAGCACTTTTATACGATGGTCAATGTTGTGTACATGGCGGTTTGAGCGCGATCTGTTTCCTTCGAATTAAACGACAATTACGGAGCCACGAAGGACTACCTAATTAGTGCTCAtggtttttaattatatttatgttttgtttattgtGAATAGTAATTGCAACCATTATGTATAAAAGATAGTAACATTTAATATATCACTGTCAATTCTTGCCTAAGTGTGTGTAATTCGGCCGTAACCGCATCCATAGCCGAATTATGTGTTGCGAATTTCGATAAAGTATTTTCGGTAGTTAGCTTGATCTGTGcaaattcatctaatttttcaTATATAGAGGCGATGTCCCTCGAATGCCGTTCAATCGAATTTAAGACTTCATCGAATTTAGATTCCATAGAATTTTGCAACCCATTTATCGCTTCAACCAGCTGCTGATTAATCTCACCGTTTATGGATGGGATTTCTCGAATATCGTTTTCCAGAGTCAGGTAATCGTCCTCTGAAATTTCATGTAAATTTAAAGTGCCTCCGCCCATTGAAGGAACGGTCGGTACACTACAAGGGAGCGAGTCCGTTTGACGATTACTATCGCTAGCAATGTCTGCAATTGGACTTTGCTGCTGTGCGGTGGGCGTTTGAAATGTAACGTCGGTCCCTAGAGGTCGAGTTGGCGTTTTGTCCGCCTGCAATGAATCAACCTCTATGGCCGAACGAGTTATAATTTTACGAGACGGAACTTGGAATCCCGATCTCGTTTTAGGGACTGCACCAGCAGCTTTTTTTCGGTACAGATACATTGGTAAGTTTTGCGTCCATAGTAAACAGTAGAGAATtgtgtaaaagaaaaatcgtaAAAGTTTGAGTAGCACCAAAATGTGATAAAAAGAACGTTTAACAGCACAGGGCTGGGTCAACTAAAAACCGTGAATAGAAAAAGACAACTCATCTCATCTTGGAGTAATAATCATTTTGACAAATTATTACTCCAAGCTCTCATCAAATATGTTGTATTCTATCTTCTTTGTATCGAATTCAGTGagagataaaactttaaaggTGTATTCCGTGCTTCGAGTCAGCCCTTTGAACTAAGACACCGACAGATTTAAAAGCATCTGGGGAATTAGTTAACTTATGACCTCTATATTCTGAGCGTTAAAGAGGATTAAACAATAATTAAAACTACGCTGATCATCGAGTTACTGTAGCGTATTTCGGTGTTCAATGCGCGTTCTTTGTTTCAAGATGGCGAATGAACGGTACCTGAGCGTACGACACGTGACAAATACGACCGGACTGATAGACAACAAATCACCGACATATGGGACAGACGATAGCCACCCGGAGTCATCTTGTCTTACAATTTATCCTTCTTTCTTTATCCTTGTTTGTAAATTGTCACACTATAGCGCGACAGTCTCCGCCGGTTGTGAAGACAAACGATTGGCGGAGAGTGTTTCGCGCACCTAACAGAGGGGCATCGCGACTAATTTGGCCCCGCCTCTTCTTGCGACAACACTAGGACACCCCCTACGAGGATGCTATTATATAGTTTACACAGAGCTACGAGTCTagtcaaaataaatttcatcgcCGCAGAGTAAACACACGTTATCAACGATCGTCGTCTATTAATTTTCGGATCGCGCAAAATGTCATCGGAGTTGTCGAAAACCACGTCGGAAAACGGTTTCTCGTCGTGCGAAGAGAGCTTTTCCGACGACGGACGCAGCAATGCCGGAAGCCCGCAGTCCGATACGAGACCGTCGTACGCGGGTAAAATCAGGCGAAAGACCCCCGTCGCCGAGAAGTGCATGTCGGAAGACGAACTACAAGATCTACGCATGAAAATCAACTCTCGCGAACGAAAGAGGATGCACGACCTGAATTCGGCGCTCGACGGTTTGCGAGAAGTGATGCCGTACGCTAACGGACCGTCGGTGAGGAAGTTATCGAAAATCGCCACTTTGTTACTGGCGAAAAACTACATTCTCATGCTGAACAATTCGTTGGAAGAGATGAAAAAACTGGTAAGCGACGTTTACAAATCTCGTCCGCCGACTTTGCCGTCGTTACCTACGTTGCCGAGTTCGCCGACAACGTTGCCGACATCATCTGGACTGACTTCGCCGTCTACATCGTCGATTACGTCGTTACCGCCGACCTCTCTACCCGCTACTTTACACGCACCGACAGCCACGCATCCGGTGATGTCCATGCCGTCGCATCATATCGGACATCCGTCGCCTTTAACTGCTCACAGACCTATGATGTACGGAAACTGGCCTATACCGTGCGCGTGTTCTCAGTGTACTGACTCCATACGGTGTGCTCCTATTAACTGTTATCCGTCTATGTTATCTATGGCCGGACATTCGTCGTCATTCAAGTAAAAACAAGACAATTTGTGCTAATTACGATGGTCATGAAATGAAACTTTCAGTTCTATGGATATCAGTGTCGACGTAAACTCCTTTTCACCCTTagaatggatttcatacaaacggacaatatttctgatattctTAACTACATAGTCTCGAATTGCCGTCTTAGATTTCATTGTACGAAACTTTGCATGAAAACTTGCAATCATTTTCGAATCAATGCGAGATTAATCTTCACCTCAGAATCAGAGTCGATCTTTTCGCTTGTGCAGATTTACTATTGCTTAAACGAGAAATTTGTTCGGCGTATTTGAATCTGTTGATTTCGTTATTCTTTACAATAATCGCAGCGTGAGAGAACTTAATTTCCAATGTACGCGCAcaattgtttgtttgtgagtGAGCAATTTAGCATATGTTGTGTGGCACTTTGACGCGTCACCCTGTCAAATTTTGCCATCGGCTTCAAAAACGCTGCGAAAGAATTAGTCATAGAGAAATTTGGGTTATTTCTGCGAGTAAATGATTTCATCAAGAATGTCTTATCGATTGTATAGATTAGGCTGTGTATATTCATCATGGGTCCATATGTAACTGAAATATagtcaaattaatttattttgtagaATTATTTGTAAATAGATCTGATGGTGTACAGTTGTAAATTTGtataaaagaaatattatCCGAccagcaaataaaatattttcatataagcGAAATCTATTTTCTCCGGTCTTAGTTgctctttatttatttctactCTTTTGAGTGCGAGAAAAATGTGGAAACAATTTCTGAAAGCTGTCAAAATAGCACATTTTCATGTTGCAATACTTATTTCATGATATCAGCAAATTTTACGAGCCCGATAAAAGCACTATCGAtattctataaaaccaggGTACAGTCATGACTGAATATCAAAATCtcttaaatttttaaaacctttaagttgttagattagctgtAGAACTAAGACGGTTCTTAGACTGGATTTGAAGTTAAACCATGACTGTGCATGCGGGGCCCTGACGTTTTcggaatttgaaatattttctcgtCGAATGCGATATATACAGATGCTACAGCTAATTAACAAAAGGAGTTGGTTCATTTAGGATGGATTTACAGTTAAAAAAGCATATTTTCGCATAATTCTTCCCGAcgtgttgcaatggtaaaaattATAATCTAAACATCTGTACAATAAAATAGCTTGCTGTTTTGTAAATCTACATAATCATCGCATAATGTATGCGTTGAATGAAACGCTAGAAGTTACGTGTATTATGTTTGTTAATGCTAGCATTTTGCGAGAGAACAAAACTACCCAAAATTACCGATTTATACGTAAAATACGAAATCAGAAAACtaaatagaatagaaaaatgaattaaaacaatgataaattaaatatctatttgaaaatattgttattcatTCATAGCAATTTCTTTGTACGGGAtataatttgaattcatttgcGCATTCGCAAAATGTTTGTATATCGTATGTTTACTATTTATCTATTGTACGCGCAGTCAAGTTTTTGATTTTCTGCGTAAAACAACAGGATATGAGCTGTTCGACCGTTCGTTCATTTGTGGTGGTTTTCTCGATCAGTGCCGATGATCGACGCGTTTTCATGAACACCGACGACCCGACTGCGAAGCAGTGTGGTGGCATTTTAAagcattcgaaaaaaaataaaacgatgTAGCCCGATTGTCGAAAAATGTCTGTCGCTGTTGGCCAACAAATTAGTCCTCAATAGTCAATAGTATAACGAGCTCCCTGTCGCGCCTATATTCTTGCGTTCGCGAACAAATTGGCTCACTTAGGACCAGATTACttcttctttttaaataacagGTGTGCACTCTTTTGCTCATTATTGGCCGTGCCGTATGCTATACAATCTCTCAATCGTTTTTCTAGGCTTGCTACCAGGTGGTGCTATGACCCTGCTTCACAGCCTCGCCCGAAGGACCGACTACGGCATAATACGTCTCCCGCATCGTTGTCGATTGCTTCAAAATACGTGAAAAACATTCCCAGAAAGTACAAGCTGCAATtagattttttcttttgaCCGGCTCGGCGTGGTACGTCGCATTCCAACTGAGCTATAGACCCGACGGATTTCGCGATACAATCGTTATAGAGATATGTACGCCATATTTCGTTAATTATAGGAGACGAATTGGCGGTAAAATCGTACGCGTTGGTTTTGTTCCTCGCAGCTATGGCGCCTCTATCGTCGAATTCTCGGGTTTTCGcccaacatttttttctttcaaagagATGTCGGATATCGTCCGCGatgaaaagatattttcaatgtATACGCTTGTCTTCTCATGCGTAAGAAATACGAAAGAGATTGCACGTCTGCGATCAAAAATTTACATACAAAAGtgcttgttttttttctgtgaCGATCGCGATGGCCTTTTTGTTAGTATATCGTCACCTAGATCTTTGTTCGATAAGTGGGATTCTCTACTTTTTACAATACGATTTTTTAACGATGCGCCCTTGTTTCCTTGAAAAAAACCATCGCTAGCGAATGTAACACTCAAGATTTAATGCGCTGCTAAGTTTGGGAGGCTTCATTGAAATTGGAGTATAAAGTCTTTATTACAACCGATAAAGCGCAACTGTACATTTTACGCTGATATCCTATTCTGGGCGCGTTCGGACACAATTGGCACATGTTCTCCTCTCTCATTTGTAAATCTGACAATCAGAAGAAAGATTTGCATTAAAAGGTCCGTTCCATTGGAGACACAATCTTGTCTTTCAATAGCGTCCGGTACTTGCTGGCGTCAACTTGTGCCCTTCATTATGCCCACTATTTGCAATAGAGATCAGGCCACAATTGCAGCCACTTTTCTCTGTCTGTTCATATCTACGATTAACTCCCCCAGCGAAACAAGTTGAggataatattttcattc
It includes:
- the LOC141914892 gene encoding uncharacterized protein LOC141914892: MSSELSKTTSENGFSSCEESFSDDGRSNAGSPQSDTRPSYAGKIRRKTPVAEKCMSEDELQDLRMKINSRERKRMHDLNSALDGLREVMPYANGPSVRKLSKIATLLLAKNYILMLNNSLEEMKKLVSDVYKSRPPTLPSLPTLPSSPTTLPTSSGLTSPSTSSITSLPPTSLPATLHAPTATHPVMSMPSHHIGHPSPLTAHRPMMYGNWPIPCACSQCTDSIRCAPINCYPSMLSMAGHSSSFK